agctcttttcattttttctggttCACAGAATAACCTTTAGCAAGATCCACACTGTTTTCTCACCAACCGAGTTCTGCATCTGCCCAGCTCTGTCTGGAGCCCCACAGCCTTCCGTCTGCTGTGGTCTTGCCAGCCCTGTTCTTGCTACCCAAGTGCAGAGGTCACAGGCATGTCCCACCATTCCCAGTTTTATGTGGCACTGGAATGGATGTAGGATTTAGTATTTATTAGGTAAGGACTCTACCAACTATAAGGTACATTCCCCAGCCCTAAATAGGTCTTAATGCATAACTTATCAGGATCACCACTGGGTGTCTGTGTATTTAcctggattctgggaattgaactcaggttatgcCATGAGTGTGTTTATCCACAAATCCATCTTACTGGCCTGGGTGTCCTCATTTTACAGGTGCAATTAAGCAGCTGGGCTGAAAGTGCACTGGAACTttatgtagacaaggttggccttgaactcagaggctTGTGGCCCCTGAGATTAGTttcaagagtgctgggattaaagctgtgtgccaccttGTCTGGCCCATCATTCAACTTTCCATTGAGCTGTTTTACCAGTGGCTTTGGCAGCCTTGAAAGACCTTTCAAAGTTGTTAGTCATCAAAAAATTTCCACTTTATTGCCAAAaagggccaaaaaaaaaaaaaaaaaaaaaggcaagccctgctgcttccctttcttctttcctcttcccaagcGGACATGACTAGTAAGCTATAGTCATGCCATGCGGGCCACCTTGCTAGCTCTCTAGTTTTACCCTCCCCATGTTGCTCCTTGTTGATCATGGTGTGGCTCCAGGCACTCAACAGCTATAGTGTGATTTTGTCCTCTGCCCTACACGTAGGACAAAATCCTGCACATCCTGTCTTCTTAACCAGGTGGGATTTGCTCTTGGCCATGAAATGAGTCAGTGCAGGTACCACCctcaccttcccttcccctcacAGTATTACAGGATCCTCTTCTACATACTTTGGGGCTGAATACAGTGGTGGATGGTAATCCTTGGCATGCGTTTGTCAGCTTCCCAGCAGGGCTTCATGCCACAGTCCTCAGTGAGCACCTGCTGACATGAAAGACAACTGGGCTTGGACCTTTCAGGCCTAAGGTCCTTAGACAATTATCTTAGTCAGCTAGGTGAAACAGATCTCTTGTGCTGATGGGGACACTGGCAGCTGAGCATTCCCAGCTAAGGCCCTGGCAGATTTGGTTTCCCACCTTCTTGCTCTGGACTCAAATGTGCACCACACAGATGGTTTGTCCCAACCAGTGGACTGCTGAAGGCTGTTTATTGGCTGGGAAAAGTGGATAGGATTCTCCTGCAACTGCTGATGGAGATGCAGTGCCCCCTGCTGTGTGAGGATAATGGTGCAATCAGAGCACAGGAGCTTGGTAAAGACCCTCTTCTCTAGCCCATGTTAGGGAAATGTGTAGTATGGGAAGGCTCaagtgagacagggtcttatggaGCCAAGGTTGGCTGATATATTACTATATCCAGAGCTCCTTCCCCcatgcctcctccttcccctttgtttTTCCACAATGTGGGttttctgtagcctaggctggccttttAACTCGATTCTGCTGCTGCCTCCATTCCTGGTTGCTGAAATTACAGTGACACCACACCTAGCTTTCTTAAATGAACTACAATCTCACTGAAGTAAAAGCAGGAGATGACTTTGTGGCTCTAAGTCCCCAGATGAGAACTGTTAAGGGGGAACAGGGAAATAAATATCTTGGCTTTTTATGTCCGTAAGATCACTGATGATGAGGAAGGCTCAAATGGGTGCTCAAGCATTACTGGGATAAAAAGGTAACAATGAAACATGGCAGGAAAATAGGAAGCCTTTGGAGATGCACAGCAAGTATAGCAGACAAACCTGTGGAGAGCACTCAGGAAGAGCTGCTTGACAACCCTAGTATGTGGGAGAGGCAGCCGGTCTAAGTAATATTTATATCTACAGAACAAGTATTTACAGGTAAAGATGAGCCACAGCACAACTGCTGTGGAATCATTCAGTTTCTTCAGTGGCCACTTCGCTAACATCCACAGTTGAGCAGCAGGGCTGGAGTCTGGCTGTAGATTGGGCCAGCTGAGTTCCTGGGCGCCAGCCAAGGGAAATAGTTGGGGATTATGGCTTCAGCATTCTCCCAGTTCACATTCCTGAGCACTGACAATGTGGAGCCTTCACCACCCCCATCTTACTCTTAACCCAAAGCACAAGGGCCCCTGAGCAGGGAAGAGCAACACGGCTCATCCTCTCTGCCTGGGGCATGCATGCCTGCTGGACCCTGTGCTGGCAGGAGCATCCCGGAGAACTGTGCTGGGAGACTGCCAGCCTGGACCACTTGCTGACTTGCAGGCTGCTGTTTGGCAGCAGGAGGTGGTGAGAGCTGCTCGTGTGGCCAGGGAGCATTTGTTGGGGAAACATGCTGGCCAGGCTGGCTGCCCCTTGGAAGAGGTCTTGGGGCAGCTGCTAGCTTGGTGCTGGGGAGGGGTAGGACATCAATGTTGAGTAGGGGCTGGTGCTCCCCTTTCTTTGGCTGTAGAGGGGGCGTAGGTGGGGTAAGGAAAATGGACAGCAGAGGACAGCTGTGCAGCCTCTGACTCTACGGTGCTTGGGGCCTAGATGTGTGAGCAGAGggtttggttcttttttgttttcctcttgggcTAGAGCTCTACCTCAGGAGGAATAACTTTGGGCTTTGGCCTTCTTTGGGCTGTAGCCCTGGGCTCCTTGGGCTGGTTCCTTTGTCAATGAGAAGTGAGGCCTGGGCTGGCACCGGTGTTGTCACTCCTTGCTGCTAGGTGACAGTGGGGTGGCCGGGCAGGTGCTATGTTGGGCTCTGGACCCACAGTGTCTGGATCACAGTGTCGGTCTCTCTCACAGCCTCTGTCCAGTGAGAGGCTGGCTCTAGCCTTtaccctctgcctcccacacacacagtcacagaacaAACTGGAGTCTCTTATTGCTTCCTATGCAGAGTGGGCTGTCAGCAGTGGTTATTCAACAAACAGTGAAAGCAGCACCATCACCAGGATACCGGAGCAGAGCAGCAGCACCTGTTGCAGGGAGTGCCTGTTGGGAGAGGGGAGGTTTAGGGCAggtgggcagaggcagcagctccTCCTGGGCCCCATCAACCATCCCAGCAGGTTGCTCACCATGGGTCCTCTTCTTCCAAGAGGTCAGGCAGCACATTCACCAGGGCAATATAGAGAAAGCCTCCAGAGGTGAAGGGCAGGATCCACACCACCGTCTCCTCTGTAGGGAGGGTCAACTGGTAGTGAGCTCAGGGCACTGTGTACCTCACCCACCTGCACGGGACACCAGGCAGACACTACCCCAATGGCAGCAGGGCAAAGGTGTCCTTTGGCTGGTGTACCTCTTGAGCACCACTGTTCACCACTCTCGTACCTACTCCTTTAGGGGACTGCGTACAGATGGCAAAGCAGGCCCCCAGAAGGCCTCCCAGAGCTGTAGAAAACTGTAGCTTGGCAGCAGTCCATCGGTCAAAGCCAGCTCGGAGCAGGATAGCAAAGTCACCCACCTGAGGAAAGGCTCAGATGTTCAACCAAGAACCAGATCACAGGCACACCCAGCCTCCTGTCAACCCTACCCCTGGGCCAGTGTCTAATGAAGCTGTGCCCCGCCTCCCCTAGCCCACTTCAGTGGGCAAGGCCCACCCCAAATCCCTGAACAAGTTGCACACCCATGTTGAGCATGGGAACCTTGGGATCCCTGATTCTAAGACTACAATCTGGGCACTTACCTCATGAGGGATCTCATGCAGGAGGATGGCCATGGTGGTTAGAAGCCCAATCTGCAGAGATTCAAGTCTGAGTCTATGATTCCTTTACTGGGTTATTAGGCTTCCCCATACCCAGTCCCTCATAAACATGTATTCTGCTTTGAGTCTGCTTTGGGCAGGACACTGTAGCTATAGGAAAGACAGTAGCGACTAAAGGAGACAAAGAGCTTGCCTCTCAGACTTAATAAGGTCACTACAGATGTGCTGGGCTGCATTCATAGCACACTGAGACATGTGCAACCCCAAGCTGCAGGATGGACATGCTTGGTAGAGTCAGGATTACAAAACGCAAACACCTCCGTGGTTCCACATAGAGCAGTGCTGTGACCAAGTATGGACAGGTGCCTTGGGACAGGGCCTGGAGAGCAGGTGCCCAACTGGAGGATGCGAGCAGCAGATTGTCTCCTGAAGTACATTTAAACTGAGGCTTGCCTGAGGGATGGAGGAGTCAGTCAGCTGCTCCAAGAGTGGGAGGAAGAACATTCCAGGCAGAGGGCACAGTGAATGGCCAGTGTTGGGGGGTAGACAAGCCACTGGGACCAGAACATAGAAGGCAGTGGGAGGTGAAGGAAGAAGTGTCTACTGGTGGGCAAGGCCAAGTCTAGGAGCTTGAGAGAGGCATCCAAATGGGGAGTGCTGGCAACAACAGTTGCTTGGGACAAAGGGTCCAATGGAGGTAGGGGGATCAGAGGTTACGAGTTCTTAcagctattccagaggacccaagttcagttcccagcacccacactaggtggctcacaattgccgtagctccagctccaggggatccaaatcTGGCTTGAGGACCTTTTGGCCTCCAaaagcacaggcacatgcacGTGGCACCAGCACAAATATGCAAACAAAAAGAGATCTTTGAGGACAATAAAGGTGAAGGCAGACAGTGAAGTGACTAAGGCAGCATCCAGGAGAGGAATAGGGACCCGGCTTCACAAAGGTACTGTTAATAAAAGCAAGAAGTAAAGACTGTTTTGAAGACGGATCTAACTGGTAGACATTGGTGTCATTCCCACCAGAAATGCCAGAGGTCTACTTGTCCCACCCCTTACCTTTTTGCTCACAAGGAAGCTGGCAGCCACTGCCAGCCCATGAGTGAAGTTGTCTATGGTGTTGGCAAGCAGGTTGAGATAGCCACTGACCTGGATGAGGGGAGAGAAAGCCAGGCTGAGCCAGGGAGGCAGAGCTGAGTCAGCCATTCAGCTCTGCAGCTGCAGGAGGGGGGCCCGCATGGGCCACTCACTTTGAGGTTCCGGACCACGGCTCTCAGGCCGGGCTCTGCAGCCGGCTGGGCCAGACAGTGGCCTCCATTGAGCGCGGCAGCAGTGGGGTCTTTGCTGGGGGCCTACAgccagaagaaggagagagaggagacattAGATGCCCCCCCActcagacagacaggcagaaagagagaatgaggacAAGAGAAGATGAATACCTCTTTGATCTGGCTAGACTTTGCTGATCATCAGCTGGGTTCCTCAAAGTCATTAGACCTCAACCCCCCACTGCTGTTACTATCCAcctacaacagtggttctcaacctttttttttttttttttttttggtttttcgagacagggtttctctgtatagccctggctgtcctggagctcactctgaagaccagcctggcctggaactcagaaatctgcctgcctctgcctcccaagtgctgggattaaaggtgtgtgtcaccaccacccggcagttctcaacctttctcaTGCTGCAACCCCttcatacagtttctcatgttgtgctgacccctacccataaaattattttgttgctacttcatgtctgtaatttttgctactgttatgagttgtaatgtaaatatttgatatgcagatgatcttaggcaacctctgtgaaagggtggTTTGaccccccaggttgagaaccacggatCTATATAGTTAAACTACTTCAGAGGCTAATGTTGCTCTCAAGAGTAAGGAAAGAGAGCCAGGAGATATCTTAGACTTAACTTAGACCCTAGGCTTCTCCAGGCCTTGGGTCCcactttagggaaaaaaaaccctgatataTCTAGGCTCTGGGGCTTGGGGCTCACCTGGCTGGGGTCCTCCTCCTTGCTACTGAGGAACATCTTCTCCAATGCCAGGAAGGTCAGGAAGCCAGCAATGACCCATAGCCCCAGCTGTTGCTGTCGTTGCAAACTCTGCCCTTCACCACCTGCAGGGGGAGCACTAACAGGCCATGCCAAGCCAGTGGCTAGAAGGGAGCCATTTGGAATGGGGCCTAGATCAGAGCTAGTTCAGGGCATGGAGGGGTTGCCAGCTGTGTGTTGGGGACAACCTACTGAACAAGCAGCTGGGGCCTAGAACTCCCAAAGAGGCCAGGGCATCAGGATTAGACTTTCCCTCTCAAACAAGCCTTTCTGGATCTCTCTTCCCATATCCCTCTCCCAGACCCTGTAGAGCCAGCAGGGCCTAGGTTAACCCTGGGGATGGGCACCAGCTTCTATCCTGCCTCATGTTCTCACTCACCGGGACTGATGTTACAGGTGTAGGCCCACGCCTCCGGCAGCAGGTGCAGAAACACATTGCCCAAGAGTCCACCTAAGGCAAAGCTGAGCAGCTGCTTCAGTCGCCAGGCTCCAGCTgcaaagcagagacaagaggtcCAGCGCTGAGCTGAGCCTCTGCTACTAAGCTCGCCCACCTTACTGGCTTTCTAGACTGCAAGCTTCCAAAGGCTGGATTTGGGCTACTACTCTTCTGGATCTCCACATCCATCACAGGCCCAGCAAGGGCAGGGTGCTCAGAAGGATCTACCGTGGAATGTGGAATGTGGAATGTGGAATCATTGTGGATTCACTATTGGTTAAGAGATGGGCTTGGACCCTAGCAAGGTCCAGATCTCTAATCCATCCGATGGCAACCACAAGATAGAAACTTCTGAGATTTAGTTTACCCGTGTATAAATTGGATCTTGGCAGAGTTAAATAACACATGTTGACTAAATGGGAATTTCTCTTCTCAGCTAGTGCTACCCTTAGAAAACTGACAGGAGCCAGgaagtagtggtgcacacctttgatcccagcacttgggaggcagaggcaggcgcggatttctgagttcgagaccagcctggtctacaaagtgagttccaagacagtcagggatacacagagaaaccctgtctcgaaaaaataaataaataaaagaaaactgacagGATCTTGAGACTTTTACTGGCTTGCACATTCAGATTTGGAAGTGCATTATGGAATACATGGAAGCCATATTAATCTCATCAGATAATAGAGCAGCTGACGCCTAGAGGGACACTAGCCCACAGGGACTGTGCTGTTTCCAGGTTGGCCAGAGAGCACTTGTAAAATGGGAATATCAACACTCCAAATGCATCCTATACAGACCCTGCCCAGGCCTCACACACATCAAGTAATCATTCTGCCACAGGGCTATCCCACAGCCTGGGCTGTCTGAAGAGGCACACCTGCTGCATGGACATGACAGGCTCCAGAGAGGGTCTGTTTACAACTGGTAGGCACCATCAGACAGGCACCACCATCCAGGAACCATCTGTATTACTGAATGATCCTGAGCCTGGCAACCGGTAAAAGGCTAAgagtatttctatttatttatttatttatttatttacttacttacttataaCGTGTGTGAGTATGGATACATGAgtgtacatatggaggtcagaggacaactttacggagtgttctctccctccacctttaCATGGCTTTCAGGAATGAACTCGGTTTGCCAGGCTTGCAGGATAAGCAGCTTAACACCctgagccattttaccagccCTTCCTTTTCTACGATTTATTCCTATTTTTAACTATATGTATTACGAGTGCAGGCGCCTGCTGAGACCAGAGCACCCTGCTGGAGCTgtagtcacagacagttgtgagccacctgatgtgcaTCCTGGCagtcaaacctggatcctctggaagagcaggatgTGCTCTCAAcacc
The nucleotide sequence above comes from Mastomys coucha isolate ucsf_1 unplaced genomic scaffold, UCSF_Mcou_1 pScaffold15, whole genome shotgun sequence. Encoded proteins:
- the Slc39a13 gene encoding zinc transporter ZIP13 isoform X1, whose product is MPGCPCPGCGMAGQRLLFLTVLALELLERAGGSQPALRSLGAAAACRLDNKESESWGTLLSAERLDTWICSLLGSLMVGLSGVFPLLVIPLEMGTMLQSEAGAWRLKQLLSFALGGLLGNVFLHLLPEAWAYTCNISPATGLAWPVSAPPAGGEGQSLQRQQQLGLWVIAGFLTFLALEKMFLSSKEEDPSQAPSKDPTAAALNGGHCLAQPAAEPGLRAVVRNLKVSGYLNLLANTIDNFTHGLAVAASFLVSKKIGLLTTMAILLHEIPHEVGDFAILLRAGFDRWTAAKLQFSTALGGLLGACFAICTQSPKGVEETVVWILPFTSGGFLYIALVNVLPDLLEEEDPWHSLQQVLLLCSGILVMVLLSLFVE
- the Slc39a13 gene encoding zinc transporter ZIP13 isoform X3, whose product is MPGCPCPGCGMAGQRLLFLTVLALELLERAGGSQPALRSLGAAAACRLDNKESESWGTLLSAERLDTWICSLLGSLMVGLSGVFPLLVIPLEMGTMLQSEAGAWRLKQLLSFALGGLLGNVFLHLLPEAWAYTCNISPATGLAWPVSAPPAGGEGQSLQRQQQLGLWVIAGFLTFLALEKMFLSSKEEDPSQVSGYLNLLANTIDNFTHGLAVAASFLVSKKIGLLTTMAILLHEIPHEVGDFAILLRAGFDRWTAAKLQFSTALGGLLGACFAICTQSPKGVEETVVWILPFTSGGFLYIALVNVLPDLLEEEDPWHSLQQVLLLCSGILVMVLLSLFVE
- the Slc39a13 gene encoding zinc transporter ZIP13 isoform X2, which produces MPGCPCPGCGMAGQRLLFLTVLALELLERAGGSQPALRSLGAAAACRLDNKESESWGTLLSAERLDTWICSLLGSLMVGLSGVFPLLVIPLEMGTMLQSEAGAWRLKQLLSFALGGLLGNVFLHLLPEAWAYTCNISPGGEGQSLQRQQQLGLWVIAGFLTFLALEKMFLSSKEEDPSQAPSKDPTAAALNGGHCLAQPAAEPGLRAVVRNLKVSGYLNLLANTIDNFTHGLAVAASFLVSKKIGLLTTMAILLHEIPHEVGDFAILLRAGFDRWTAAKLQFSTALGGLLGACFAICTQSPKGVEETVVWILPFTSGGFLYIALVNVLPDLLEEEDPWHSLQQVLLLCSGILVMVLLSLFVE
- the Slc39a13 gene encoding zinc transporter ZIP13 isoform X4, which encodes MPGCPCPGCGMAGQRLLFLTVLALELLERAGGSQPALRSLGAAAACRLDNKESESWGTLLSAERLDTWICSLLGSLMVGLSGVFPLLVIPLEMGTMLQSEAGAWRLKQLLSFALGGLLGNVFLHLLPEAWAYTCNISPGGEGQSLQRQQQLGLWVIAGFLTFLALEKMFLSSKEEDPSQAPSKDPTAAALNGGHCLAQPAAEPGLRAVVRNLKVSGYLNLLANTIDNFTHGLAVAASFLVSKKIGLLTTMAILLHEIPHEVGDFAILLRAGFDRWTAAKLQFSTALGGLLGACFAICTQSPKGVEETVVWILPFTSGGFLYIALVNVLPDLLEEEDPW
- the Slc39a13 gene encoding zinc transporter ZIP13 isoform X5 — protein: MPGCPCPGCGMAGQRLLFLTVLALELLERAGGSQPALRSLGAAAACRLDNKESESWGTLLSAERLDTWICSLLGSLMVGLSGVFPLLVIPLEMGTMLQSEAGAWRLKQLLSFALGGLLGNVFLHLLPEAWAYTCNISPGGEGQSLQRQQQLGLWVIAGFLTFLALEKMFLSSKEEDPSQAPSKDPTAAALNGGHCLAQPAAEPGLRAVVRNLKVSGYLNLLANTIDNFTHGLAVAASFLVSKKIGLLTTMAILLHEIPHEVGDFAILLRAGFDRWTAAKLQFSTALGGLLGACFAICTQSPKGRRRWCGSCPSPLEAFSILPW